DNA sequence from the Cohnella herbarum genome:
GGCTCGTCGCGGTATCCGCCGCGGGTAACCGGCTCGTCCCATTTGCTTCGCGCAACGGACAGCATCTCCGAAGAAATATCGATTCCGAATACGCTGAAGCCCGAACGGGCAAGCGGAATCGTCATATTCCCCGTTCCGCAGCCGAGATCCACGACCGTCTTGGGAACGCCGTATTTATCCCAGCAACGACGAGCGAAGCTCATCCATTCGGAATACGGCATTTCCTCCATCAGTCGGTCGTATACCGCAGCGAACTGCCGGTATGTACGCATGCTTGTCTCCCCAGTCTCCGTCAAATGTCTCCCGAAAGCTAAGCCTCCGTTTGTTCGTTTTCCGTCTTCGGCCGATCCTCGGATTGCTCCTCTGTCGTAACCAAATGCGTCCAATTTCCCTTCTGAACGATTAGGCCTTCCTTCATCAGCTTGCCCAGCGCCCTCTTGAACGCCGATTTGCTAAGCTGGAAACGGCGTTGGATGTCTTCTGCGCTCGTCTGATCGGAATACGGCATTGCTCCGCCGGGTCGTTCCTTAATGAAAGCCAGAATACGATCCGCGTCTTCCAGACGTCCGACTTCTTTGCTTGCCCGAATGCTTAGGGAAACCCTTCCGTCTTCCCTAACCTGCGTGACCCTGCCGCAAAACTTCTGACCGATCCGAAGCGGGTGCGTCATGGATGCGTCGTTGATATAACCTAGCGCCCCTAAACCGATCAATCCGCCGTCTACCAAAGTAAACACGCCATCGCGAAAGACGTCCGTAACCCAGCCTTCGCGCATTTGATTAAGCCACGAGGTCGGAGCCCGGAAGATATGCGGGGAAAAATCATCGATCTTCGCTAAGCGAGCGAGCATGCGTCCTTCCTTATCCTGCTTCATGACGACGAATAGCTCGTCGCCCTTCTGGGGCCACACGTTTCTGCGCTCGGGAGGAAATTGCTTCATCGGCAACAACAATTGACGACCGATTCCCATCTCTAGAAAAAAGCCGAAATGAGGATGGAAATCCGCGACTTCAAGCTTAGCCATTTCACCCAATACGATCAGTGGCTTGCGCAAGGTTGCTGTTATGCGCTCCTTGTCGTCGTGAAACAGAAACACTTCGATTTCCGTATCTACTTCAGGCCGATTTCCGACGGCTTCCCCGTAAGGTAGATGAACTTCGGGACCTTCTTCGGGACCGAATCCGAGAAACCAGCCATAAGGAGAAATCTCTCTTCGAACCCATAATCGCTGCAAAGTACCAGCGGTCAAATTCATACGGATTCAACTGCCTTCGCATCGGACCATAGACGTTCCAGGTGGTAATACTCCCGCTCGTCGCGATGGAATACGTGCGCCACGACATCTCCCATATCAACAAGCACCCATCTCGCGGTATCCATACCCTCTAGACGTACTCTTTTGCCGCTAAGCTCCGCGCTTTTCCGAATTTCCGTCGCGATGGACATTACTTGCGTATCCGAATTCCCGTGGCAAATCACGAAATAATCCGCGATCAGCGAGATACCTTGCAAGTTCAAAGCCACGACATCGTGAGCTTTCTTTTCTTCCGCCGCGTTAAGTACCGCTTTCAACAATTGTTCCGAGCTTCCTGCCATGTCTCAGCCTCCGTTATCTATTTTATTGATTCGCTTGTTTGAATTGCACAATGAGATCGTTCCTTGCCAGTACCGTTAACGGAAAAATACGTTTTCCCCGCTCCGCCAGTACAGCTATCGTCGAACCGAAAGCCGAGATGAGCGCTTCCTCCAAGCTAAACTCGGCTAGCTCCCGCAACTTGTTCACGCCCGGAAAATCTCTCCCCGGTTCTATATAATCCGCTAAACAAACGATTTTGTCCAGCTTCGTCATGTTTACGCGTCCGGATGTATGGTAACGAATCGCGTCCAGAACCTCATCATCGGTAATGCCATGCTCGGCCTCAACCGCCCAAGCGCCTACATGCGCATGCCACAGCTCCTTATCGAATACGAGCAAGTCGGGAGACAGGTTCTGTTCGCGTATAATGGTTTCCATCCGATCGATCGCCCATGCTTTGGAGTAATCGTGCAATAGCGCCGCCAGCTCGGACTTCCTCTCGTCTCCGCCGTAACGCTTAGCCAACTTGATCGCCGTCTCGACGACCCCGAGCGTATGCTTCCATCTTTTCTCGGGCATCTGCTGGCGGGTAGCTTCCCTTAAAGATTCAAGATTCATATAAGCCATTCCTTTGGATGAATTCGGCGACCGAGTCCGGTAACATATAACGAATCGAACGTCCTTCTTTGACCCTTCGCCGGATATCGGTGGACGAAATGCCCATCGGAGGCATCGCTGCCCTCTGAAGCCGATTCCGAATGAAGTCGGGCAGCTGTTCCTCATCGCCCGGCTGATCCGGTCGTTCAAGGCCGATGAACGTTAATCGTTCAGCAAGTTCATCGATTTGCCGCCAATTCGGCAAGTCCTTTACCATATCGGAACCGACGATCCAATAGAACATCAAGTTTCGATGTTGTTGTTGCAGCGCGGTCACCGTTTCAATCGTATAGGACGTACCTTCGCGCTGCAGCTCGATTTCGTTGAGCTTGAAATTCCGATTGCCGGCGATCGCCTCTTCAAGCATCCGGCGGCGCATGCCGCTATCTGCACCGGGTTGCGGCTTATGCGGGGGCGTATTCGTAGGAATAAACCAGACTTCCTCCAGATTGGCCGACTCAAGGGCGGCTTGGGCTGCCAGCAAGTGGCCGTTATGGACGGGGTCGAAAGTTCCGCCGAGCAAACCGATTTTACGCATTGGCCCTAAGTCCTTCCGATCCTTATTTGCGTGGTAACACGATCTGCTTGTGGTCTTTGGATTCCTTGTATAAAACGATCGTTTTGCCGATGACTTGCGCCAGCTCGCAGCCCGATTTCTCGGCAAGCTCCGCTCCAATTTCACGCGGGTCGTCGTCGTTATTCGTCAGCACGGATATTTTGATTAGCTCGCGTACTTCGATCGCTTCTTCGATGTGGCGAATCAGATTGTCGTTAACGCCGCCCTTGCCGACTTGGAAAATCGGGGTAAGGTGATGGGCGAGCGATCTAAGGTGGCGTTTTTGTTTTCCTGTTAACATTAATTTTCCTGCTTTCTATTGTGAAAATAGCGCTGAGACTCTAGATTCTTAATGTCAGGATTACGAAAAAGGGTTGGCACTCCGCCGCTTGTTAATATGCGGGTACAACTCGATTTTAAAGGCGGACGTAAACTCTCCGTACCAATCCCTATTTCTCCACCCTTCCAAGAATCTCAAAGAGTTCAAAATCAAATATTCTTTTCTCATACAAAACCTATTTTACAAACGACTCAAGAACGACCTCGCGCATCGCTTCCACCGGGGCTGGCTGGCCGGTCCAATATTCGAAGGCGTAAGCGCCCTGGTAGATGAACATGCCCAGACCGCTGTGGATCTTACAACCGACCTGCTCTGCTTGCAGCAAGAACGCGGTCTTAAGGGGATTGTAGATCAGGTCGCTTGCGACCGAGCCTGACTTGAGCCATGTCGGATCAATCGGAAGCTCGTTGACGTTCGGCGACATTCCGACGGAAGTCGTATTGATGACGATATCCGCGTTCGAGCACGCTGCCCGAAGATCGCCCCAAGGGAGCGACGATATCCGATAATCCGGAGAGAACGACGCGGCAAGCTCCTTTGCTTTCGATTCCGTACGATTGGCAATTAGGATCGCCGCTGGATTCTCTTGGGCTAACGCCCAGAGAATGCCTCGAGCCGCGCCTCCGGCACCTAATACGACGATCGTTTTACCGGCTATGTCCGGTTCGGCTTCTTCCTTCAAGGAACGAACGTATCCGATACCGTCCGTGTTATATCCGATCAATCGGCCATTGTCGTTGACGATCGTGTTAACGGCGCCGGCCGCTTTCGCGCCTTCGCTGATCTCGTCGAGATACGCCATAACTTCGATCTTGTGCGGAATCGTAACATTTAACCCTCTGAATCCTAATCCCCGAACTCCCGCGATCGCATTCTCCAATTGATTCGGTTTGACGTGAAAAGCCGCGTAGGCTCCGTTGACGTTTCGCTCCCGAAAAGCGCGATTCAACATGATAGGCGATTTAGAATGGCGGATGGGATCGCCTATGACTCCGAATAATACGGTATTACTGTCCATCGAGGCATTACTCCTCTCTCTCCCGAAGAGGTAATTGACTATAAAAGGTAGTTCAAAGGATGCTTTCCCTCAGCATCACTTTAATTCCGCGCGGAGCGTGTACGTCTACGACCGCTCCCGATTTGCCGTTCGCTTGAATCCACCCTAATCCGGAGATGAAGATATCTTGCTTCGTATTCGGCGGAATTCTCAGACGATGGCGGGTCCATGCCGGGAAGGTTTCCAGATCCTCCGTGCTAGGAGGACTTAGCATAACGCCTCTATGCTGTTCGTACAATTCGTCGGCCCGTTCAAGCTTCGTCCGATGAACGGTAAGTCCGCTCGACATGTTGACCGTGAACGATTGGCGTTCCCCTTCCAAGAAGTCGAACCTAGCCAACGCCCCCATAAACAACGATTGCTTTTCATTTAGTTGATACGTTAACGGTTTAAGCGGTTTATCCGGCAACAGAGCCGCCAAGTCTTTGCGCGGAATGATTTCCGACATTCGCCATGCGTAGACGATCCCCGGCGTATCGATGATGCTTTTGCCGTCGTCAAGCGGAATATGAACGGCATCGAGCGTCGTTCCCGGATAACGGGAGACGGTGAGCTCGCGCTTCAGATCGCTATAATCGGAGATCAGACGATTGATTAACGTGCTCTTGCCGACGTTAGTCGCGCCGACGACATAGACGTCCTTGTTCTGACGATACGTATTCACGGCTTCTACGACGCGGTCGAAGCCGATATTTTTGCGGGCGCTGCACAACACGACGTCGGCGACTTTCAGCCCTTCCTCGCGCGCTTGTTTCTGCACCCAATTCCGTAATCTGTTCCAGTTCGTAACCGGCGGCAATAAATCGATCTTATTCACGACAAGAAGAATCGGATTTTGACCGACGAAGCGCTGCAAGCCGGAAATTAAACTGCCTTGAAAATCGAATAAGTCTACGATATGAACGACTAAGCTGTCCGTCGATGCGATTCCGCCCAGCAATTTAAGAAACTCGTCCTGATCCACCGCGACGGAAGAGGCTTCATTATAATTTTTGATCCGGAAACAGCGTTGGCACACCGCCTCTTCCTTATCGATGGAAGAAGCCGGCACGTATCCCGGTCGTCTCTGGTCTTCGCTTTGAAGCGGTATTCCGCAGCCTGCGCAACGAGGAGGCTTCTGTTGTTCTGCTATCATGATTTACGTTCTCCCTTATCCGGCCATAGCCCTTTTCTTCGCAATCTGGCTAGAGCGATCTTCTCTATCCGCCTATTGATTTGCGTCGCCCAGCCTTCCTCGCTCGGAGCGATCGGCGTCACCAGAATCGTATGCAGTCCCGCGCGCCGTCCTCCCAGCACATCGGTGAGCATTTGATCGCCTATGACAACGGTATGTCCAGGATCCAGTTTCAGCAAACTCAGTGCGCGACGAAAGGCAGCTCCGGCCGGCTTGCGCGCCGCGGGAATAAACGGAATACCGAGCGGATCGGCGAATTTCCCCACTCTCGTCTTATTGTTATTGGAAAGAATGACAACTTTAAAACCCCGTTCCTTGACGATATCCAACCAACCGACCAGTTGGGGAGTGGCAAGCGGGGTTTTGGCGCCCACTAGGGTGTTATCGAGATCCGTAATAATGCCGCGGACTCCTCTTGTTTTCAATTCATCCAAATCAATATCAAAAACGGTATTTACGATTTGATCGGGAAGCAAACGCTTGAACATCTTGATTATTAACTCCTGTCTGTTAACGGCTAATCTTCCTCAAAATATACCACACCCCCACTGACTAAGTAAAACGTACTCGCCGTCCCGAAGATGGCGGTACGCGTTTGTGACGAGCGATCGGATGAGGATTGAGGCCTAGGATTTTTAACCTTTTAGGTTCGTTTCTTGCAAAAAAAACGGGAAAGCACGGGCAGCCCGTGCCTTCCCTTTGTCTCAACGTTACTTCAATCCGTGCGGCTTATTCCACTAAATTTACTACCACTATAATGCTTTACGGATTTTAGTAGCCACATCGGTAAACTCATGAAGCAGTTGGCTATTCCCGTTATCATGTCCGTAACGCGCCTTCTCGAACGTCGTTAACGCTCCGTCGAATTCATTACGCAGCGAGGAGAACTTATTCCCCCATCGATTAAACGTTTCTCTGATGGTCTCGTGCGATTCCCTGCGCAATCCTTGGCGTTGGAGGAAGGACAATAGTTTCTCCATCTCTCGTACGACTCTTTGATTAGGCGTGCTCCCCTTATGACGAATGCGATCCCATAACTTCTTCGCGCGTTTGCTTCTGTAACCGACGAATACGATAGCAACGATAATCAGGACAACGCCGAGAGCGCCTGCAGGAACGATCCAATCTTTGTTCTTTTCCACCGTTCCCGTTTCCGCTGGAGTTACTTCCTCAACGACTTCGGTACTCGGTTGCAGCACTTCCCCTTCCGGTAACGGTTGAGGTACGGAAAACCCGGAGGTCGGTTCGAACGGAATCCAGCCGTATCCTTCGAAATAAACCTCTGCCCAGGAATGCGCGTCCGCGTTACGGACCGTATAAGTACCCGCTCCAGTAGGATCGGGAGCTTCATCCGGCCCGCCGAAGCGAGCGCGCTCCAAGACGGAAGGATCATAACCGGTAGAGTAACCTTTGACCCATCTTGTCGGCAATCCGATCGAACGAGCCATGACGACGAACGAGGTCGAGAAGTAATCGCAATAGCCTTCTTGAATTTCGAACAAGAAAGCATCCACGATATCGCCGTTCGTCCGATTCGTCTGACGGGTGACATCCGGCGTATTCGTATAAGGGAACGTTTCTTTCAAATATTGCTCAAGCTTCTTCGCCCGATCGTAATCGTTCGTTAAACCGTTCGTTTGCTCCTTGGCCAGATCCCGGACCCGCTCCGGTAAGCTGTCCGGCAATTGGAGGTAAGGAGCGAGATCAAGACTGCTACCCGAAGACGGAGCAAGCTCTCTTAATGCCTTCTCGTCAAGAACCGCGACTTGCGAAACGACCGAGTACGATTGAACGGTCGACGATTTCCCCCACCGCAGCTCCCACTCTAGCGGATTCCATCTGAGGCCGTTGTTGTTGTCGCTCTTCAGCTCGATGACGGACGATACCGGTCCGGCTGCGAACAGCACGGGAAGCTTGCCTTTCCGTTCGATCTTTACGGTCTGAACGACTTCGACCGTCTTAAGGCCTTCGGCTCTAGGCGGCGTAAGTTCCAGCGTTGGAACATCCTCCGGATCTCCGATCCCCGCGGGAACGAGCTCGGGATTCTTGAGATCCCCCCAGCCTTTGCCCGTATAGATTGTCTTCGTCTCGCCTCTCCAGTAGCTGCGTTGCGACGTCGTTATCGTCATAACCGGAGAGTAGTCGAATTGAAACCCTCCGCCGATTTTGCGATCGTCCCTGCTGTACCCGGATAACGAGGAGCCTTTACTGCCGGACGAGCTAACCTTCTGGACGCCGCCCTCCCCCGAGAAGACGGGTACCTCGCGTCCCTGCGCTTCCGTCCAGATCGTATAAGGATCTTCGAGAATGACGGGAGCCCGCGGCATTAAGACACCGGCTAGAAGCACGATCGTAATGATGATAACAGCGGGGAACGCGATATCGAGCGGCCTTTCGGCCATCGCTTCCCAACTATCCGGATGTCTGACCTGAAGTTGTCTAAGATGAAGAATGACAAGCCAGGCGAGACCGGCTGTAACGATCCAGGCAATATTGTGCCACAATTCCAGCGGAAAGAACGAATCGACGGTCGCCATGACGGCGATAGACAGTACGACGACGATAATGGCACCTACCCGCCTCGTACCCAACCATGCCAGAACGTGGACAGCGGCAACGACCCCGAGAGCCAATTCGAAGAAAGGGTGCAGCTCCGAAGCGTGAAACGAGATAAAATCGCCGATATTGCCCCAGCTTCTCCAGCTTTCGGGCCAACCACGCCATTCTACAGGCATTTTCCACAATATCATGCCAATGATTGAAGCGATTTGAACGACGATTCGGATGCCGAATAGTCGGGACATCAACAATTCCGTAACCGCCGTTACCGTTAATACGCCGTATATAATCGAATACGTTTCTTCCCACCAATAGTCGGAAAAGCATTGAATGAGTTGCAATACGATAACGAGCGCCAAAATCCTATGAAGGCGCTCCAGAACTAGGCGACGCCAGAATTGTCCGGATACCCGCAATTTCATGCCGTCACCGCCCCTAATGCCAACGGCAGCTTCTCAAGCTGGGAAACCGTACAAAACTCCCATTGCTTGGACTGGCACAACGTTTGCCATTGCCTAAGTTTTCCGGCTTCTTCCGCCGACGGATGCTTATCCGATATATGAATGACGCTTGGCACCATTCTCCTGCTCTCAAGGGTGCTCATAGCCCCGACCGTCTGATCGTCCGTAGACGACCCAATGATCACGATATGAATGCCGGGTTCGTATCTCTCCGCGACTTGGCATAATACGTCCCCAAGCGATTTCGTGCCGTCCGCTTCAACGTCTACGAGATGCTGGAGAACCTCATCCCGGGAGACGGGCGTTCGGCCTTCGCCGAACCAGTAGGAAGTCTCTCCCGAAGAGACGAAGCCGAGCGGCATTCCTTTCGCGATCGTTAATTCAAGCAGAGACGCAGCCACCGATACGGCGAGCTCGAAATGGTCCGCTACGGAATAGGAAGAAAGATTGCGATCCAGCACGAATACGACGCGGGGTAGCGCTTCTCTCTCGAATTCTTTCGATTTCCATTGCCCGGTCTTGGCGGTTGCGTTCCAATGAATCCGCGAAAGCCGATCCCCGTGGATGTATTCCCTTACCCCGTCGATCTGCGTCGTCTCTCTTGCCCACAACGAAGTGAACGTATGCTGGAACACCCCGCGCTGCGATCTGCGGAATAAACGCCAGTCCTTCAACGCTATCGTTCGCGGCAACACTTGGAGATGTAGCGGTTGGGCGAAAGAGCCTTTATGCTCGAACAATCCGAAAATATCTCTCGTCGAACAGTCGGTTTTATGGAATTGGTATCTGCCTCTTCTAAGCGGAGCCGTCTCAAAATGAACTTCTCCCCGGCGCTTGTAATCCGGGACGAAGGACATTTCGTACAACTGAGATTCTCCGCCGGTGGAACGGACCAATTTCTCTCTAACGATGACGTAAGGCAATGGCCAGAATCCGGGAATCTGCATGCGCAGCTTAACCTTTAGTCTCATCCCGGCGGTCAGAAGAGCGGAGTTGCCTTCTCCCGAGTCCGTTATCCGCATGCCTTGCACGCCGCCGATTCCGCTCCAGCGACCGAGCATTAAATAGGCTCCGAGCGCGTTTAAGATTACGAATAGCATGAGCGAAGTTTTGCCGCCCTGAAACAATAAATAACAGAGAGCGACTGCATATAGAATGGCGCTTAACCACCACGCACGCGGTAAATACAGGCGCGACATGATTATCGCTCCATTCCTACGGGCACCGGCAACAGCCGCAGAACGTCCTGCAGTACTTGTACCGTCGTAACGCCCTGCATCCTGGCTTCCGAGCGCAGATGCAATCTGTGGCTTAGTACGAGCGGCGCCATTGCCTTGACGTCATCCGGCAATACGAAAGCGCGATGATTAAGGAACGCATAGGCTTTAGAGGCGGAAGCAAGCGCAACCGCGGCCCGGGGACTTGCGCCGAGCAACACCGCCGAATGCTGACGAGTTCCGCGGATCAAGGCAATCAAATAATCGGCGACGGTCGTTTCCAAATGGATGGCCTCCGCCAACCGCTGCATCTGGGAAACGTCGTCAACCGTAGCGACGGCCTTCAACGATTCGGCCGCGCGGCTTGCGCCCGGCTCTAGAACAAGACGTTTCTCCGATGCTTCGTCTGGATAACCGAGTTTGATTTTCATCAAGAAACGATCCAACTGCGCTTCCGGCAAACTATATGTCCCTTCGAATTCTATCGGGTTTTGCGTAGCGAACAGCATAAAAGGATGAGGAAGGATATGCGTTTCCCCGTCAACGGATACTCTCCGTTCTTCCATCGCTTCCAGCAAAGCGGATTGCGTCTTCGTCGTTGCCCGGTTGATCTCGTCGGCAAGCAACAAATTGGCCATTACCGGGCCGGGTCTAAATACGAATTGTTCAAGTTTAGGATGATAGATAGAAACGCCCGTTATATCGGTAGGCAATAAATCCGGATTGCACTGAATGCGATGAAACACGCCGCCTATCGACAGGGCCAGCGCTTTAACCATTTGGGTTTTTCCCGTGCCCGGTACGTCTTCGATGAGCACATGACCGCCGGCAAGCATCGCGGTAAGCATGGAGGCGATTTCTTCTTTCTTTCCGTAAATACACGATTCCATATTTCGTCTAATTTGATCTAGTAGTTGCATCGCGGCATGATGATCCATTCTCGTTCCTCCTATGGAATCTACTTTGATGTATTTATATAGTCCTTTTTTTATTATACCTGAATTTGGATGGGATCGTAAATTTTAGTTTCTTCCAAAAATCAATAGTAAAACAGCCAAACCTCCACCGTCAACGGCGACCGCAAAAAATAGGACAATCCAATAGTCACCAATGGATGACAATGGATTGCCCTAAGCACAATCAACGAAAAACTATACGTATCTTAACCGCCCATCCTCTTCCGCAAGCTCGATAAAGACGGGACGCTCGTCCGGCGTGCTGTTCGGAGCGTGCAGAGTCAACAAAATTTTCCCCTCGAACGTTCGGAAAATCATGCCGTGACCGCCATCGTTCTCGTAAATCGGCTCGGGCTCCTGAACCCATGGACCGAGAATTCCGCCGGATACCGATCGAGCGATCCCTTGCGCGTAACGTCCTTGCCGGAAGCTCGACCATAAGAGCAGCAACTCGCCATTGTTGCAACGATAAGCGTAGGGCCCGTCGGTGACGTAACCCGCTCCTCCCTTAACCGCATCGACCCATGACGCATCTAGCGCGGAGAAGAGCAAGATCGGCTCTCCGATCGCCCGGTCTAATTCAGGAGATAAACGTGACGCGCAGACGGTTCCGTTCTTGACTTGTACCCACTCATGGCAGAAGACGATCCATGGCGTACCGTCTTCGTCGACATACAAGGTACCGTCCAAGCATTCCCAATCATGGGGAGTCACCGGCCCATCGCTATGGGGAATAAATGGGCCTACAGGTTGATCGGCAACCAAAATTTGCGTACCTCTGCATACGCCTTCCGCTTTGAATGTAGCGAACATATAATATTTGCCGTCGTAAGCATGAACTTCCGGAGCCCAATAATTCGTATCGGACCAGAAATCGGGTTCGGGGCGAAAAGCGGGGAACGGTCCCTCCCAATCTTCCAAGTCCCGACTCTTGTAAACGTCGAATCCGATCGCCTTGCCCTTCCAGATGTTCGGATCGGTAGAACCATATAAATAATAGCACCCTTCGCTTTCCTGCTTGAGTACGAATGGATCGCGCATCTGAATTTGTTCTTTGGTCAACGCCACGATAATCTTTCCTTTCCTGATAAGCTATTCATAGGTCGGGAGGATGACGCCCGGAGCCGATTCGATTACGAAACTTCCTTCTTCGAATCGTAAAACCTCGTTGCCCGCGATGCGAAACGGGATCTCCCGTTCCTCCAACCGAACGATTCCTTCGACCGGTCGAACGGACATGCCGACAATGTTGCGCAATAGCCCCGAGCGATCGGTAGCGATCCGAACGCCTGCGGGAAACCGGTATTTCAATCGGCCGTCTTGATAGATCGAGCATTCCGACCGCGTGTTATGAAGTTCAAATCCGATTCCGTCTACGGTTCGGCAATACGCCGTTTCATCCGCTAACTTTTGTCCATGGTCCAACGTCTGCGGAAGCAAACCTGTAAACCAGAGCTCGCCATCCGGCGTCGGCACGATACCGCTCAACCGCTCGATATAATCCAGAACGCACAAAATCGCCGGAGAATAAGTCTCGGTATATCCTTCTTCGCCCGTCCAAGGACTCAGACATTGACCGAATCGGGTCATCCGCGAGATCGCGGAAATAATCGGTTGCATAATCCAGGTGAGCTCCACATGACGTCCATGACTTTCGAAGGCATGCGGAGCCCGGATCAAGCTTAAGAAATTAACGGCGCCGCCCCACGTGTTGTAGCTCGTAAACGGATCGAAGCGGGGATCATCCATGGCGATCGACGTTAACGGGTATTTTGCGAAAAATTTACGGGTATTCAGCAAGTAACGTGATAGCGAAGAAGCGAAGAAATCGTCGTCTCCGACCTCGCAGGCAAGCACGCGCAAGAGGACGTCGGACTGAATACGATTAAACCTACCGTTGTTGTCCACGTCATAGAAGAAGCCGTCCGACTCATCCAAGCAATGAGCGTTCAGACTTCGCAGCGTCGCGGCGGCTTTGTTTTTCCATACTTGGGCTATGTCGTCCTGCCCTAGTTCGCGAGCCATCCGGGACAAGTAACTCCGACTGCAATACACGCTTGCCGTTAGATCCGGGGCGAGCAGCGGCAAGATCGGCGAATGCGGATCGTAACGCTTAGGATCGTCCTGCTCCGGCGTATCCGGCACGTGCCAGAATCGCGGCGACAAGTCGTGCCCGGTATCGAACGTACAGAATGCTTCCACGCATCCCGTACCTCTCGTATCGCGATACTGCGCCAGCCAGTCGTCGAACCGCGCAAGCGATGTATACATTTTGTTCAAGAAAACGCGATCCCGCCCGTTCAACATATAGTGATTCCACGCGCTCCTGGCCGGAGGCGTGACCAATTGAATTTGCTTAAAGACGGCGCCGTCCGCCGTCACTTTATACGGAATCAAGCCATCCTCGCGCTGCAGCTCGGCAAACTGCGCGAACGTGGACTGAGCCGTGTCCGGGCAATATCGCGCCAAAATTTCCGCATTGATCGTACCGGTGCTTTCCAGCCAGCAACCGTGATAGACGCCTCCTTCCTGCAGGATAGGCCTACCCTGGCCGTCCGGCTTGATGCAATCCCCGAGTTTGGCGACGGCGTGATCGAATACTTTCTCCAATCGAGCGGGCGAAGAAGCGAATTTAACGCCCAAGCGGGCAAATTCAGCTTGAAACGACTGAGCGATATTAGAGTTCCGCTGCATCGATATGCCTTGCGAATCCTTGTCCCGCAATTTCTGCAATACTGTGGCCATATGCTTACGCTCCTTTGTCCGATGCGTTAGCGATTATATTCGGACGGGCTGTACCCGGTAATCGATTTGAACACCTGACTAAAATAAGTAGAATTCTGAAAGCCTACCCTCTCGCTGATTTCGTAAACCATGTATTTTCCCGTGCCGATCAATTCGATCGCTTTGCGGATTCGATATTTGTTGAAATAGGTTACGAACGGTTCGCCGGTAACCCGTTTGAACAGTTGACTCAAATAATTCCGGTTCACGTGGAGATTCGCCGCGATTTGTTCTAAAGAAATATCCTCGTGATAACATTTTTCTATATATTCCTTAATTACTCGTTCGACCAACGCATTGCTCTTTTTGCCGACCTGATCGTCCCGGTTCAGAGCGATCAGACGCGCTATCGCATCGTCCATCCCCTCCAGCATTTGCCTGGCGGAGCTGGACCGGTTTAATTTGAGCAACAGGTCTTCGAGACCCGGACCCGACGTTTCCTCCTGCATGTCGGAAGTTTGCGTAGCTATCCACAAGGCGCTTGCGATCCCGGAGCAAACCCCTTTGCATACCGGAAGAGATACGTTGCCGCCCGCCATTTCCTTGGCCAGCCGATTCCATAGCTCAT
Encoded proteins:
- a CDS encoding MGH1-like glycoside hydrolase domain-containing protein encodes the protein MATVLQKLRDKDSQGISMQRNSNIAQSFQAEFARLGVKFASSPARLEKVFDHAVAKLGDCIKPDGQGRPILQEGGVYHGCWLESTGTINAEILARYCPDTAQSTFAQFAELQREDGLIPYKVTADGAVFKQIQLVTPPARSAWNHYMLNGRDRVFLNKMYTSLARFDDWLAQYRDTRGTGCVEAFCTFDTGHDLSPRFWHVPDTPEQDDPKRYDPHSPILPLLAPDLTASVYCSRSYLSRMARELGQDDIAQVWKNKAAATLRSLNAHCLDESDGFFYDVDNNGRFNRIQSDVLLRVLACEVGDDDFFASSLSRYLLNTRKFFAKYPLTSIAMDDPRFDPFTSYNTWGGAVNFLSLIRAPHAFESHGRHVELTWIMQPIISAISRMTRFGQCLSPWTGEEGYTETYSPAILCVLDYIERLSGIVPTPDGELWFTGLLPQTLDHGQKLADETAYCRTVDGIGFELHNTRSECSIYQDGRLKYRFPAGVRIATDRSGLLRNIVGMSVRPVEGIVRLEEREIPFRIAGNEVLRFEEGSFVIESAPGVILPTYE